One Actinomycetota bacterium genomic window carries:
- a CDS encoding SulP family inorganic anion transporter — protein MSATETHRGLPVMQGILPIVRSRVATDVIAGVTLAALGIPEVMGYTTIAGMPVITGLYTILIPIAVFALLGSSRHLVVGADSASAAIMAAGIAGLAPIASPHYVSIAGIVALATGAFLLLARIVRLGFLADFLSRSVLIGFLTGVGIQVAMGQVAGMFGVPGGSEGGTIEKFIETLTQIPSEASWTTAAVSASVFIVILGAKAISPKIPGALIAVIGAIAVSWIWDLQAHGVAVLGKVPSGLPSFGIPDYGWDDLSPIIATAASIFLVVLAQSAATSRAYAAKYADRFDENLDLVGLSMANVSAGLSGTFVVNGSPTKTQMVDGAGGRSQLAQLSTAVIVLIVLLFLTVPLQYMPEAVLSSIVFLIGVELIDLRGMATIRRWRLDEFVVAAITALVVVTIGVEQGILLAIVLSLLDHIRRSYHPRDTLLVKDDSGRWRTMPIPATLDAPSTATDAEPGLVVYRFAASLYYANANRFTEEIRGILDRPGGAPAWVCIDCAAIGDIDFSGGQTLFDLLEQMKEKGSHLVLAELDDEVRAELDRYGLTEAIGADAVFDSVGEALAAFGARDQSAT, from the coding sequence ATGAGCGCGACGGAGACGCACCGGGGGCTGCCGGTGATGCAGGGAATACTGCCGATCGTTCGATCGCGCGTGGCCACCGACGTGATCGCAGGTGTCACGCTGGCCGCCCTCGGGATCCCCGAGGTGATGGGGTACACGACGATCGCCGGCATGCCGGTGATCACGGGCCTGTACACGATCCTGATCCCGATCGCCGTGTTCGCCCTGCTCGGTTCGTCTCGTCATCTCGTGGTGGGCGCCGACTCCGCGTCTGCGGCGATCATGGCGGCCGGCATCGCGGGGCTCGCGCCGATCGCCTCACCCCACTACGTCTCGATCGCCGGCATCGTGGCGCTCGCGACCGGCGCCTTCCTGCTGCTGGCACGCATCGTGAGGCTCGGCTTCCTCGCCGACTTCCTGTCGAGGAGCGTGTTGATCGGGTTCCTGACCGGGGTCGGCATCCAGGTGGCGATGGGACAAGTGGCCGGCATGTTCGGCGTGCCGGGCGGCAGCGAGGGAGGCACGATCGAGAAGTTCATCGAGACGCTCACCCAGATCCCCTCGGAGGCGAGCTGGACGACGGCCGCGGTCTCGGCGTCGGTGTTCATCGTGATCCTGGGAGCGAAGGCCATCTCGCCGAAGATCCCGGGAGCCCTGATCGCGGTGATCGGCGCGATCGCGGTCAGCTGGATCTGGGACCTACAGGCGCACGGCGTCGCCGTGCTGGGGAAGGTGCCGAGCGGGCTGCCGTCGTTCGGGATCCCGGACTACGGGTGGGACGACCTCTCGCCGATCATCGCGACCGCCGCGTCGATCTTCCTCGTAGTGCTGGCCCAGAGCGCGGCAACGTCGCGGGCCTATGCGGCGAAATACGCCGATCGCTTCGACGAGAACCTCGACCTCGTCGGCCTCTCGATGGCGAACGTGTCGGCGGGCCTCTCTGGAACGTTCGTCGTGAACGGCAGCCCGACGAAGACCCAGATGGTCGATGGCGCCGGCGGCCGGAGCCAGCTCGCCCAGCTCTCCACCGCCGTGATCGTGCTGATCGTGCTGCTGTTCCTCACCGTGCCGCTGCAGTACATGCCCGAGGCGGTCCTGTCGTCGATCGTGTTCCTGATCGGCGTGGAGCTGATCGACCTCCGGGGCATGGCGACGATCCGGCGGTGGCGCCTCGACGAGTTCGTGGTCGCGGCGATCACGGCACTGGTCGTCGTCACGATCGGAGTCGAGCAGGGCATCCTGCTCGCGATCGTGCTCTCGCTGCTCGATCACATCCGCCGGAGCTATCACCCGCGCGACACGCTGCTGGTCAAGGATGATTCGGGCCGCTGGCGGACCATGCCGATCCCCGCCACGCTCGACGCGCCGTCCACCGCGACCGACGCGGAGCCGGGGCTCGTGGTCTACCGGTTCGCGGCGTCCCTCTACTACGCGAACGCGAATCGATTCACCGAGGAGATCAGGGGGATCCTCGATCGGCCCGGTGGCGCTCCGGCATGGGTGTGCATCGATTGCGCCGCGATCGGCGACATCGACTTCTCGGGCGGCCAGACGTTGTTCGACCTGCTCGAACAGATGAAGGAGAAGGGGTCCCATCTCGTGCTCGCCGAGCTCGATGACGAGGTGCGAGCCGAGCTCGACCGATACGGGCTCACTGAGGCGATCGGTGCCGATGCTGTGTTCGACTCGGTCGGCGAGGCGCTCGCCGCCTTCGGCGCCCGAGATCAGTCTGCGACGTAG